From a single Adhaeribacter swui genomic region:
- a CDS encoding substrate-binding domain-containing protein → MQETTQLRIGGVPEHFNIPWHQSIEQGLFQAENINLTWTDYPGGTGAMAKDLRNGTLDIAVLLTEGIVADIANGNPSKIVQVYVESPLIWGIHVPANSSFQSPDDLQGKRYAVSRMGSGSHLMAFVDATQRGWNPQAQELVLVGNLDGARAAFKNQEADAFMWEKFMTKPLVDSGEFRRVGETLTPWPCFVIAVREEVLQNNLPAVQKVLTVINRTCQKFMTNPQSVDLVVEKFHLQPEDAVAWFKSTRWSTGEPISEEMLQTVISTLQDLKVITTNVEPADVYQTVS, encoded by the coding sequence ATGCAAGAAACCACTCAGCTACGCATTGGCGGCGTACCCGAACATTTTAACATTCCCTGGCACCAGTCCATAGAGCAAGGCTTGTTCCAGGCCGAAAACATTAATTTAACCTGGACCGATTACCCAGGGGGAACCGGTGCCATGGCGAAAGATTTACGCAATGGGACTTTAGACATAGCCGTTTTACTTACTGAAGGCATTGTGGCCGATATTGCCAATGGCAATCCCAGTAAAATTGTACAGGTGTACGTAGAATCGCCGCTGATCTGGGGCATTCACGTGCCGGCAAATTCTAGTTTTCAGTCGCCTGATGATTTACAAGGAAAACGCTACGCGGTAAGCCGGATGGGTTCCGGTTCGCACTTAATGGCTTTTGTAGATGCGACCCAACGCGGGTGGAACCCACAGGCGCAGGAATTGGTATTGGTGGGCAATCTGGATGGCGCTAGAGCCGCTTTTAAAAACCAGGAAGCCGATGCTTTTATGTGGGAAAAATTCATGACCAAACCCCTCGTGGATTCCGGCGAATTCCGGCGGGTAGGCGAAACGCTCACGCCTTGGCCTTGTTTTGTTATTGCGGTTCGGGAAGAAGTGCTGCAAAATAATTTACCTGCTGTGCAAAAAGTACTCACTGTTATTAATCGCACTTGTCAAAAATTTATGACTAACCCGCAATCTGTAGATTTGGTTGTGGAGAAATTTCATTTGCAACCGGAAGATGCGGTAGCCTGGTTTAAAAGTACCCGCTGGTCTACGGGTGAACCTATTTCAGAGGAAATGCTACAGACCGTTATATCTACTTTGCAGGACCTAAAAGTTATTACCACTAACGTTGAGCCCGCGGATGTATACCAAACGGTATCTTAG